In Mucilaginibacter celer, one DNA window encodes the following:
- a CDS encoding very short patch repair endonuclease: MADVHSKETRSYNMSRIKGKDTKPELLVRKFLHKNGFRYRLHVKDMPGKPDIVLPKYKTVIFIHGCFWHGHEGCKKAALPATRTEWWKNKINKNMENDANAEAVLMSTNWRVIIIWQCEMKAGWDIALLNKLSHFYPKK, from the coding sequence ATGGCAGATGTGCATTCAAAAGAAACCCGCAGCTACAACATGTCGCGAATCAAAGGTAAGGATACCAAGCCCGAGCTTTTGGTGCGCAAGTTTCTGCATAAAAACGGTTTTCGATATCGTTTGCATGTTAAGGATATGCCGGGCAAACCAGATATAGTACTGCCAAAATATAAAACCGTGATTTTTATACATGGGTGCTTTTGGCACGGGCATGAGGGATGTAAAAAAGCAGCTTTACCAGCAACAAGAACCGAATGGTGGAAAAACAAAATTAATAAGAATATGGAGAACGACGCAAATGCTGAAGCGGTCTTAATGTCAACTAATTGGAGAGTTATAATTATTTGGCAATGCGAAATGAAGGCTGGCTGGGACATAGCATTGTTAAACAAGTTGTCGCATTTTTATCCAAAAAAATAA
- a CDS encoding DUF6134 family protein, whose protein sequence is MIPALIIWLFKKYILPAWHAKSFPVIKILKPLKRAAAILALLGLASGSAAQEQTVKYNVLHSGKVVGHLNLYRRQQGDELYLKMISEVKMRFIFSVKVDIQEESMFSNGKLINSTVCRHVNDKEKCNRQTRAVASGYQTVAEGKCGKLDQQQIGANLMLLYCREPDDEAQVYSDNFQQFLQVKQVSPHVYRIDLPDGNYNFYSYTNGVCSKVDIHHSLYTIQIQLA, encoded by the coding sequence ATGATACCCGCATTAATAATTTGGTTATTTAAAAAATATATACTCCCCGCCTGGCATGCCAAAAGCTTCCCGGTAATAAAAATTCTTAAACCGCTAAAACGGGCGGCCGCTATTCTGGCGTTGCTGGGCCTGGCCTCGGGCAGTGCGGCGCAGGAGCAAACGGTAAAATACAATGTGCTGCACAGCGGCAAGGTGGTTGGTCACCTTAATTTGTACCGCAGGCAGCAGGGCGATGAGCTGTACCTCAAAATGATCTCGGAAGTAAAAATGCGCTTCATTTTCAGCGTAAAAGTTGATATCCAGGAAGAGAGCATGTTTAGCAATGGCAAGCTCATTAACTCTACCGTGTGCCGCCATGTTAATGATAAGGAAAAATGTAACCGCCAAACCAGGGCTGTGGCTTCGGGTTATCAAACGGTGGCCGAGGGCAAATGTGGCAAGTTGGATCAGCAGCAGATTGGCGCTAACCTGATGCTGTTGTACTGCCGCGAGCCTGATGATGAGGCGCAGGTATATTCGGATAATTTTCAGCAGTTTTTGCAGGTGAAGCAGGTGAGCCCGCATGTGTACCGCATTGACCTGCCCGATGGTAATTACAATTTTTACAGCTATACCAACGGCGTGTGCAGCAAGGTTGATATCCACCATTCGCTGTATACCATCCAAATTCAGCTGGCCTGA
- a CDS encoding MarR family winged helix-turn-helix transcriptional regulator: MELIEPISRKLIRLGKLYLNVLVKHTGHLDVSRYHYILSLIYFHDGQLTQNALAHILGKDKSAMVSIINLLTAKGFVYRENNPNDRRQQLLRVTEKAKLAVPQIVETFENINTDITEGISTAEMQVFESVLTRMHNNLKPLISTQTTTLQAKPHTD; encoded by the coding sequence ATGGAACTAATTGAACCTATTTCGCGCAAACTGATCCGCTTAGGTAAATTGTACTTAAACGTATTGGTTAAACATACCGGGCATCTGGATGTTTCGCGATATCATTACATATTATCGCTCATTTATTTTCATGATGGGCAGCTTACGCAAAACGCGCTGGCGCACATTTTGGGCAAAGATAAATCGGCCATGGTGAGCATCATCAACCTGCTTACCGCAAAAGGCTTTGTTTACCGCGAAAACAACCCGAACGACAGGCGCCAGCAATTACTGCGCGTAACCGAAAAGGCCAAACTGGCGGTTCCGCAAATAGTGGAGACTTTCGAAAATATCAACACCGACATTACCGAGGGCATCTCTACCGCCGAGATGCAGGTATTTGAAAGCGTACTAACCCGCATGCACAACAATTTAAAACCATTAATATCAACCCAAACAACAACCCTACAAGCTAAACCACACACGGATTAA
- a CDS encoding DUF6471 domain-containing protein produces METSYWNDQAKRLLKSELVRRGVSNDELVALLKDIGITETKASVDSKISRGKFSASFLLQCLNVIGCENFNPEISSLNIAAEPAGIYKRQRKIKVKSND; encoded by the coding sequence ATGGAAACATCATACTGGAACGATCAAGCTAAACGACTTTTGAAATCAGAGTTGGTAAGGCGTGGCGTATCTAATGATGAATTAGTTGCTCTATTAAAAGACATTGGAATAACTGAAACCAAGGCCAGTGTAGATAGTAAAATTAGCCGAGGGAAGTTTAGCGCCTCATTTTTACTTCAGTGTTTAAATGTTATTGGCTGTGAGAACTTTAACCCCGAAATATCCTCATTAAATATTGCCGCTGAACCAGCTGGAATTTATAAACGCCAACGAAAGATCAAAGTCAAATCAAATGATTAG
- a CDS encoding efflux RND transporter periplasmic adaptor subunit, with protein MKTKYIIYTALALLVAYLVYNKFFSEGAKKSAAAMASGKGGKNKGGGPVGVNVMIVKDTAVRNVIDITGNIDANEKVSLVSQTAGNITNIYFSEGSKVKKGQLLVKVYNSDLEASLQQNQYQVALARQQENRNRQLLQKEAISQEEYDTSLTGLNSLKAAADVIKAQIARTEIRAPFSGTIGLRNVSPGSYLSPSSPIADLVNIDPAKVTFAVPERYLSILTIGSKIRFSTESSREKFEGTVYAIDPSIDAASRTITVRAKAPNPKGLLTAGSFAKINLTLDQIPKTILLPTQAVIPDLKSSIVWIYKNGTAASKPVKTDMRTDTKIQVIEGLNPGDSVVVSGLIQMRPKVPLKILKVIK; from the coding sequence ATGAAAACAAAGTATATCATTTACACGGCACTTGCTTTGCTGGTTGCCTATTTAGTTTACAATAAATTTTTTAGCGAGGGGGCAAAAAAATCCGCTGCCGCTATGGCTTCGGGTAAGGGAGGGAAAAATAAAGGCGGCGGCCCGGTGGGCGTTAATGTGATGATTGTAAAAGATACCGCCGTACGCAATGTTATTGACATTACCGGCAATATCGACGCTAATGAAAAAGTAAGCCTGGTGAGCCAAACTGCCGGCAATATCACCAATATTTACTTTAGCGAGGGCAGTAAGGTAAAAAAAGGCCAGTTATTGGTTAAAGTTTACAATTCAGACCTCGAGGCTTCATTGCAGCAAAACCAATACCAGGTAGCCCTGGCCCGCCAGCAGGAAAACCGCAACAGGCAGTTGCTGCAAAAAGAAGCCATCAGCCAGGAAGAGTATGACACTTCGTTAACCGGCTTAAACTCGTTAAAGGCTGCCGCCGATGTGATCAAAGCGCAGATAGCCCGCACCGAAATCCGCGCGCCATTTTCGGGCACAATCGGATTACGTAATGTAAGTCCCGGCAGCTACCTGTCGCCGTCATCACCCATTGCCGATCTGGTGAATATCGATCCGGCCAAGGTTACTTTTGCCGTGCCCGAGCGTTACCTGTCTATCCTTACCATTGGCAGTAAAATCAGGTTTAGCACAGAAAGCTCACGCGAGAAATTTGAAGGTACCGTTTACGCTATCGATCCATCTATCGATGCCGCTTCGCGTACCATTACCGTACGCGCCAAAGCGCCGAACCCTAAAGGTTTGCTTACCGCAGGCAGCTTTGCCAAAATTAATTTAACGTTAGATCAGATCCCCAAAACCATCCTGCTGCCAACACAAGCCGTTATTCCTGATTTAAAAAGCAGTATTGTTTGGATCTATAAAAACGGCACCGCGGCATCAAAACCGGTTAAAACCGATATGCGTACCGACACCAAAATCCAGGTTATTGAGGGCCTTAATCCCGGCGACAGCGTGGTGGTATCGGGCCTCATCCAGATGCGACCAAAAGTGCCTTTGAAAATTTTAAAAGTTATTAAATAA
- a CDS encoding DNA cytosine methyltransferase has translation MISKNKKTGTEYIDISQSNNSTQKVRNFPVISLFTGAGGLDIGLEDAGLHTVSCVEYDTDCRETLRYNRPEWKLFEDGIKIEEGKIRKRIPGDIRDIEVDELLALSGLEKGQASLVVGGAPCQPFSNIGKKLGKNDERNGDLFLEFVRMVKGIEPEAFIFENVVGITQGKHSDVIEYMVEKFKGLGYGISYTVLNAANYGVPQRRERFFLIGIKGVENPAFPFPTNFKDEKHYQMFIKDLDTIPFKKHNKWVSVNEAFEKIPASNIERPDFALMNISEKVVDRMTYIKQGENFKALPMDLRPQCWKNGKHQGNDTFGRLISDLPSVTIRTAGYNPAKGMYIHPFENRGLSTIEMASLQSFPYDWTFKVKNREKVTLVSGGKQIGNAVPPGLAKALGIAIKKQLLAKDSKSVQTQSELVA, from the coding sequence ATGATTAGCAAAAATAAAAAAACAGGAACTGAATATATCGATATTTCACAAAGCAATAACTCGACTCAAAAGGTTCGTAATTTTCCTGTAATAAGTTTATTTACAGGCGCTGGCGGGTTAGATATTGGCTTGGAAGATGCAGGCCTACATACAGTTAGTTGTGTAGAATATGATACTGATTGCAGAGAGACATTAAGATATAATCGCCCGGAGTGGAAATTATTTGAAGACGGCATTAAAATTGAAGAGGGTAAAATAAGGAAACGTATCCCGGGTGATATTCGAGATATCGAAGTTGACGAATTACTTGCTTTATCCGGCTTAGAAAAAGGACAAGCATCTTTAGTGGTTGGTGGAGCACCTTGCCAACCGTTTAGCAATATTGGGAAAAAGTTAGGTAAAAATGATGAACGTAATGGCGACTTGTTCCTTGAGTTTGTGCGAATGGTTAAAGGAATTGAACCAGAAGCCTTTATTTTTGAAAACGTTGTCGGTATAACCCAAGGAAAACATTCAGATGTTATAGAATACATGGTGGAAAAATTCAAGGGCTTAGGCTATGGAATTTCTTACACAGTCCTAAACGCAGCAAACTATGGAGTTCCTCAAAGACGCGAAAGATTTTTCCTTATCGGTATAAAAGGAGTAGAAAATCCTGCATTCCCTTTTCCTACAAACTTTAAAGATGAAAAACATTATCAGATGTTTATAAAGGATTTAGATACTATTCCATTTAAAAAACATAACAAATGGGTTTCTGTAAATGAGGCATTTGAAAAAATCCCTGCAAGTAACATTGAGAGACCAGACTTTGCGCTGATGAATATTTCTGAAAAAGTTGTAGATAGAATGACTTACATAAAACAGGGAGAAAATTTCAAAGCTTTGCCAATGGACTTAAGACCCCAATGCTGGAAAAACGGCAAGCATCAAGGTAATGATACCTTTGGTAGATTAATATCAGATCTACCTTCAGTTACAATCAGAACTGCTGGCTATAACCCTGCCAAAGGGATGTATATCCATCCCTTTGAAAACAGGGGATTGAGTACAATAGAAATGGCATCATTACAAAGTTTCCCTTATGATTGGACATTCAAAGTTAAAAACAGAGAAAAAGTAACTTTAGTTAGTGGTGGAAAGCAAATAGGAAACGCTGTGCCACCCGGATTAGCTAAAGCATTAGGCATAGCAATAAAGAAGCAGTTATTGGCTAAGGATTCAAAATCCGTTCAAACACAATCTGAGCTTGTCGCATAG
- a CDS encoding M61 family metallopeptidase, producing MSTTISEAAANATISYNVSFPEAQAHYADIEMHITGLKQNTLELKMPVWTPGSYLVREFAKNIESFSAEANGKAIASPKINKNTWQIVTKGVSAVTVKYRVYAFELSVRTSFVDASHGFLSTTGIFVYPANMLHSPATIHIIPYKNWDKVSTSLEMVNNDPFTRHSPNFDILFDSPIEVGNQDVFGFDASGVHYEICMYGGGNYDKEKLKADLHKIVDQEVAVFGENPNKHYVFIVHNRQRNGGGLEHLSSTVLGASRDSYANDKGYQSFLSLAAHEHFHLWNVKRLRPIVLGPFDYDNENYTTNLWIAEGFTEYYQGIIVRRTQLFPVENYFDALESEFNTLENLPGRNVQTVAESSFDAWIKAYRPNENSNNTTISYYNKGAIVGMMLDLEIINDSKGKYKLDDAMKYMYTQYYKTLKRGYTDAEFKAAFEKFAGKKLDDFYAKYINGLTPVDYNKYLGYAGYKLVDELADKNDATLGVSTVTTGAKKVIVTSVQRGTAAYIDGINVNDEITAIDGTPVTDAAAMINGKNPGDKIQVTVTRDGQAIILPVTLLKSTRVKYNITSVDNPSKQQLAVRKKWLSL from the coding sequence ATGAGTACTACCATCAGCGAGGCCGCCGCCAATGCCACTATCAGCTATAATGTTTCGTTTCCTGAAGCCCAGGCGCATTATGCCGATATTGAAATGCATATTACCGGCCTCAAACAAAACACCCTCGAACTGAAGATGCCCGTATGGACACCGGGCTCGTACCTGGTTCGTGAGTTTGCAAAAAACATCGAATCGTTTAGCGCCGAGGCCAACGGAAAAGCCATTGCCTCGCCCAAAATCAATAAAAATACCTGGCAAATTGTTACAAAAGGAGTTTCGGCCGTAACGGTAAAATACCGTGTTTACGCTTTTGAACTTTCGGTGCGCACCAGCTTTGTTGATGCTTCGCACGGTTTTCTTTCAACTACGGGCATCTTTGTTTACCCGGCCAATATGCTGCACTCGCCGGCAACTATCCATATCATCCCCTATAAAAACTGGGATAAGGTTTCAACCAGTTTAGAGATGGTAAACAATGATCCCTTTACACGTCACTCGCCCAACTTTGATATCCTGTTCGATTCGCCTATCGAAGTAGGTAACCAGGATGTTTTCGGGTTCGATGCATCTGGCGTGCATTATGAAATTTGCATGTACGGCGGCGGTAACTACGATAAAGAAAAGCTAAAAGCCGATCTGCATAAAATTGTTGACCAGGAAGTAGCCGTATTTGGCGAAAACCCTAATAAGCATTATGTATTCATCGTTCATAACCGCCAGCGCAATGGCGGCGGCCTGGAGCACCTAAGCTCGACAGTTTTAGGCGCATCGCGCGATAGCTATGCGAATGATAAAGGGTACCAAAGCTTTTTGAGCCTTGCTGCTCATGAGCATTTTCACCTGTGGAACGTGAAACGTTTACGCCCCATTGTATTAGGCCCCTTTGATTATGATAACGAAAACTACACCACCAACCTGTGGATAGCCGAAGGTTTTACAGAATACTACCAGGGCATCATTGTACGCCGTACGCAGTTGTTCCCGGTTGAGAATTATTTTGATGCTTTGGAATCGGAGTTCAACACCCTTGAAAACCTGCCGGGCCGCAACGTACAAACCGTAGCCGAATCGAGTTTTGATGCCTGGATTAAAGCCTACCGCCCTAACGAAAACTCGAACAATACCACCATATCATACTACAACAAAGGTGCTATTGTGGGTATGATGCTCGATTTGGAGATTATTAACGATAGCAAAGGCAAATACAAACTGGACGATGCCATGAAATACATGTACACCCAGTACTACAAAACCCTGAAACGCGGCTACACCGATGCCGAGTTTAAAGCCGCCTTCGAAAAATTTGCCGGCAAAAAACTGGATGATTTTTACGCCAAATACATTAATGGCTTAACCCCGGTTGATTACAATAAATACCTGGGCTACGCCGGCTATAAACTTGTTGACGAACTGGCCGATAAAAACGATGCTACTTTAGGCGTAAGCACCGTAACCACCGGAGCCAAAAAGGTAATAGTTACCAGCGTACAGCGCGGAACTGCTGCCTACATAGACGGCATTAACGTTAACGACGAAATTACCGCCATTGACGGCACCCCGGTTACCGATGCTGCCGCCATGATAAACGGCAAAAACCCGGGCGACAAAATCCAGGTAACCGTAACCCGCGACGGACAGGCCATTATTTTACCTGTTACCTTGCTGAAAAGCACCCGTGTTAAATATAATATTACAAGTGTGGATAACCCGAGCAAGCAGCAATTGGCTGTGCGGAAGAAGTGGTTGAGTTTGTAA
- a CDS encoding RNA polymerase sigma-70 factor, with translation MNLKAKPAIFNADIYTLKVEYSDSTAITLIKQGSPKAFERLFKDHFKSLHAYAYTFLKDDEQAEEVVQNVFCRVWEKRDQLKTDGSIKAYLYRAVHNESLNYLKHQKVRAGFGVYYADEMEQNTGGDEPASKKLMAAELQSHIEKAMSELPEQCRIIFQLSRFEQLKYQQIADQMGLSIKTIENQMGKALRVMRQKLAEFLPIVLLLLIDWFV, from the coding sequence ATGAATTTAAAGGCCAAACCTGCTATCTTTAATGCCGACATCTACACCCTGAAAGTGGAATACAGCGATAGCACGGCCATTACTTTAATAAAGCAGGGAAGCCCAAAGGCTTTTGAGCGACTGTTTAAAGATCACTTTAAAAGTTTGCACGCCTACGCCTATACTTTTTTAAAGGACGATGAACAGGCCGAAGAGGTGGTGCAAAACGTTTTCTGCCGTGTTTGGGAAAAACGCGATCAGCTAAAAACCGACGGCAGCATCAAGGCCTACCTGTACCGGGCTGTACATAACGAAAGTTTAAACTATCTGAAACACCAGAAGGTGCGCGCCGGCTTCGGCGTTTATTATGCTGATGAGATGGAACAAAACACAGGCGGCGATGAACCGGCCTCAAAAAAACTAATGGCTGCCGAACTGCAAAGCCATATTGAAAAAGCCATGAGCGAACTGCCCGAGCAGTGCCGCATTATTTTTCAGCTCAGCAGGTTCGAGCAGTTAAAATACCAGCAAATTGCCGATCAGATGGGCCTCTCGATCAAAACCATCGAAAACCAGATGGGCAAGGCGCTGCGGGTAATGCGCCAAAAGCTGGCCGAGTTTTTACCCATTGTTTTATTGTTATTAATTGATTGGTTTGTATGA
- a CDS encoding efflux RND transporter permease subunit encodes MSLSSVSIKRPVLATVMSVVIVVFGIIGYKFLGVRDFPSVDPPIISVSTSYSGANADVIESQITEPLEKAINGVPGIRNISSTSSVGSSNITVEFDLDADLETAANDVRDKVGQAQRQLPQDINAPPVVTKADASADQIITLTVSSNTRNINQLDDYAENVLLEGLQTIPGVSTINVQGQRQYAMRLWIDPTKLSAQGLTATDIGAALAKENVELPAGKIEGNNTEVTIRALGKLATEQDFNNLILRTDSNRVIRLRDVGYAVLGSANEETIFKESGVPMVALAIVPQPGANYVQIAKDFYARLEQIKKDLPPDISVKVALDNTRFINQSISEVEETLIVAFVLVVIIIYLFFRDWLIAFRPLIDIPVSLIGAFFIMYIFGFSINILTLLGIVLATGLVVDDGIVVTENIYKKVEAGMAIRKAAFEGSAEIFFAVVSTSVTLAAVFLPIVFLQGFTGRLFREFAVVVAGSVLISAFVSLSLTPMLNVKLIRKDQKKSKFYERTEPFFVNMVKSYHESLVKFMKRKWVSFVILAASVIIIGVLVNVIPSELAPLDDRSLLRYSVTGSEGATYEYMTKYMDKISNLVEDSIPEANINLEIVSPSFGGGGASNTGFGRVGLVAPDQRVRTQQELADWMNKKLKRMPDARAIVVQEQTISGGGSGSRTSLPVQYVIQNQDFEKIRKVLPQFFTEVSKSPVFQGTDVNLKFTKPELRVVTDRERARDLGVSVDDIAQTLQLYYSAGRLDYFLINGKQYQVIAQVDRANRDQPLDLKSVYVRSSKGNLVQLDNVVKTTEGATPPAIYHFNRYKSATVSAGLAPGYTVGDGIKEMDRIAKGLLDDTFSTALSGPSRDYAEGSSNILFAFGFALLLIYLVLAAQFESFIDPFIVMLTVPLAISGAFLSLWLFNQTLNIFSEIGIITLVGLVTKNGILIVEFANQRMEQGIAKYEAVIEAATARLRPILMTSLAVVLGSVPIAFALGAGAKSRVSLGIVIMGGMLFSLVLTLYIIPMMYMLMAAKTRKDHDHDPEDLAAEAEIAEAARRPHHHEEPKLIENL; translated from the coding sequence ATGAGTTTATCATCAGTAAGTATAAAACGGCCGGTATTGGCAACAGTAATGTCTGTGGTTATTGTTGTGTTCGGTATTATCGGCTATAAATTTTTAGGGGTGAGGGATTTCCCTTCTGTGGATCCGCCTATCATCTCCGTATCTACCAGTTACTCGGGTGCCAACGCCGATGTAATCGAATCGCAGATCACCGAGCCTTTAGAGAAGGCTATCAACGGTGTTCCGGGTATCCGCAACATCTCTTCAACCAGTTCGGTAGGTTCGAGCAATATTACCGTTGAGTTTGATCTGGATGCCGATCTCGAGACCGCCGCCAACGACGTGCGCGACAAGGTTGGCCAGGCCCAGCGCCAACTGCCGCAGGATATTAACGCCCCGCCGGTAGTAACCAAGGCCGATGCCAGTGCCGACCAGATCATCACCCTCACCGTAAGCAGTAACACCCGTAACATTAACCAACTGGATGATTACGCCGAAAACGTTTTGTTAGAAGGCCTGCAAACCATCCCCGGCGTAAGTACTATTAACGTACAGGGCCAGCGCCAATACGCTATGCGCTTATGGATCGATCCTACCAAGCTTTCGGCACAAGGCCTTACCGCTACCGATATAGGTGCCGCTTTGGCTAAAGAGAACGTGGAGCTTCCTGCAGGTAAAATTGAAGGCAACAATACCGAGGTTACCATCAGGGCCCTGGGTAAGCTGGCCACCGAGCAGGATTTTAACAACCTCATTCTCCGTACCGATAGCAACCGGGTTATCCGCCTGCGCGATGTGGGTTATGCTGTATTAGGTTCGGCCAACGAAGAAACTATTTTTAAAGAATCGGGTGTGCCGATGGTGGCTTTGGCCATTGTGCCGCAGCCTGGTGCCAACTATGTGCAGATAGCCAAAGATTTTTATGCCCGTTTAGAGCAGATCAAAAAAGATCTTCCGCCCGATATTTCGGTAAAAGTGGCTTTGGATAATACAAGGTTCATCAACCAATCCATTTCTGAGGTGGAGGAAACGCTAATTGTGGCCTTTGTGCTGGTGGTAATTATCATTTACCTTTTCTTCCGCGATTGGCTCATTGCTTTCCGCCCCTTGATAGATATCCCGGTATCATTGATCGGGGCCTTCTTTATCATGTACATCTTCGGTTTCTCCATCAATATCCTAACCCTGCTCGGTATCGTACTGGCAACGGGGCTGGTGGTGGATGACGGTATTGTGGTAACAGAAAACATCTACAAAAAGGTAGAAGCAGGTATGGCCATCCGCAAAGCGGCCTTTGAAGGTTCGGCCGAGATATTTTTCGCGGTTGTTTCCACCTCGGTTACTTTGGCGGCGGTGTTTTTACCTATCGTGTTTTTACAAGGTTTTACGGGCCGTTTATTCCGCGAGTTTGCGGTGGTGGTTGCCGGTTCGGTATTGATTTCGGCTTTCGTATCGCTGTCATTAACGCCGATGCTGAACGTGAAACTTATTCGTAAAGACCAGAAGAAATCTAAGTTTTACGAACGTACGGAGCCCTTCTTCGTTAACATGGTTAAATCATACCACGAATCGCTGGTAAAATTTATGAAGCGTAAATGGGTATCGTTTGTGATCCTTGCCGCATCGGTTATTATAATCGGCGTACTGGTTAATGTAATCCCATCCGAGCTTGCCCCTTTGGATGACCGAAGCTTACTGCGTTACAGCGTTACCGGATCGGAAGGTGCCACCTACGAGTACATGACTAAATACATGGACAAGATCTCCAACCTGGTTGAAGATTCCATTCCCGAGGCTAATATTAACCTCGAGATTGTTTCGCCATCATTTGGCGGCGGCGGCGCATCCAATACCGGTTTTGGCAGGGTTGGCTTAGTAGCACCGGATCAGCGCGTGCGCACACAGCAGGAACTGGCCGACTGGATGAACAAAAAACTGAAACGCATGCCCGATGCCCGCGCCATTGTAGTGCAGGAACAAACCATCAGCGGCGGCGGTTCGGGTTCACGCACCTCGCTGCCGGTACAATACGTAATCCAAAACCAGGATTTTGAAAAGATTCGCAAGGTGCTGCCCCAGTTTTTTACCGAGGTATCCAAAAGCCCTGTTTTCCAGGGAACAGACGTAAACCTGAAATTCACCAAACCCGAGCTGCGCGTAGTAACCGATCGTGAGCGAGCCCGCGATTTGGGGGTTTCTGTTGATGATATTGCCCAAACCCTGCAGCTGTACTATAGCGCCGGCCGTTTAGATTATTTCCTCATCAACGGTAAACAATACCAGGTAATAGCCCAGGTTGACAGGGCCAACCGCGATCAGCCTCTTGATCTGAAATCGGTTTACGTACGCAGCTCAAAAGGTAATTTAGTACAGCTGGATAACGTGGTGAAAACTACCGAAGGTGCAACGCCTCCGGCTATTTATCACTTTAACCGCTATAAATCGGCCACAGTATCGGCCGGTTTAGCGCCGGGCTATACTGTTGGCGATGGTATTAAAGAGATGGACAGGATTGCCAAAGGTTTGTTGGATGATACGTTCAGCACAGCGCTTAGCGGCCCTTCAAGGGATTATGCAGAGGGTTCATCAAACATTTTGTTTGCCTTTGGTTTTGCGCTGTTGCTCATCTACCTGGTATTGGCCGCCCAGTTTGAAAGCTTTATCGATCCGTTTATCGTAATGCTTACCGTACCACTGGCTATTTCGGGTGCATTCCTTTCGCTTTGGCTGTTTAACCAAACGCTTAATATTTTCAGCGAGATCGGGATCATCACTCTTGTAGGCCTGGTAACTAAAAACGGCATCCTGATTGTTGAGTTTGCCAACCAGCGTATGGAACAGGGTATAGCCAAATATGAGGCCGTTATTGAAGCCGCCACCGCCCGTTTACGCCCCATCCTCATGACCAGTTTGGCCGTGGTGCTGGGTTCTGTGCCTATCGCTTTTGCGCTGGGTGCAGGTGCAAAAAGCCGTGTATCATTGGGTATTGTAATTATGGGCGGGATGCTGTTCTCGCTGGTGTTAACGCTTTATATTATCCCGATGATGTATATGCTGATGGCCGCCAAAACCCGTAAAGACCACGACCATGATCCGGAAGATCTGGCTGCAGAGGCCGAAATTGCGGAGGCTGCCCGCCGCCCGCATCACCATGAAGAACCTAAACTGATCGAAAACCTGTAA
- a CDS encoding Cfr10I/Bse634I family restriction endonuclease, which produces MTYIRILKDGKSQVIKDLAFSSLLNNTLPDQDKSIRELISEFDKAIQLTDPSVTKDALNNVHGDWYEWLLAIAAWNYCVDNEHANLVLLTPNISQFTIAKLYNEKLYGLILDLRQKVLLSSSVQLISSNPDFVIIDRSLVNKIIPNLTKITTIDQNEIIKIDQAHRAFEGECDFDDIIGYISVKTSFRPDRRLQISHEGSLMKAIYTHLQTREWILNPKGIKYYAMATKVGLPDRLSLKTVATHSITSVQSIPQAAVDDVFEVDTMRQAQIVFERILNP; this is translated from the coding sequence ATGACCTATATTAGAATATTAAAAGACGGTAAATCTCAAGTTATAAAAGATTTAGCCTTTAGTTCTTTGTTAAATAATACATTGCCGGATCAAGACAAGTCAATACGCGAGTTAATATCTGAATTCGATAAAGCAATACAACTAACTGATCCGTCCGTAACTAAAGATGCGCTGAATAATGTTCATGGTGATTGGTATGAGTGGCTTTTAGCGATTGCTGCGTGGAATTATTGTGTTGATAATGAACACGCCAACCTTGTATTACTAACGCCCAATATTAGTCAATTTACTATAGCAAAACTATATAATGAAAAACTATATGGTTTGATCTTAGATTTAAGACAGAAAGTTCTCTTGTCTTCCTCTGTTCAACTTATTTCTTCAAATCCAGATTTCGTTATTATTGATAGATCCTTGGTTAATAAAATAATACCAAATCTTACTAAGATTACCACAATCGATCAAAATGAGATTATTAAAATAGATCAAGCTCATAGAGCTTTTGAAGGGGAATGTGACTTTGACGATATAATAGGCTATATATCCGTAAAAACCTCATTTAGGCCAGATCGACGTCTACAGATTTCGCATGAAGGGAGTTTGATGAAAGCAATATATACTCATTTACAAACGAGAGAATGGATATTAAATCCTAAAGGAATTAAATATTACGCAATGGCAACAAAGGTAGGACTTCCAGATAGATTGTCATTAAAAACAGTTGCGACCCATAGTATAACTTCAGTACAAAGTATTCCACAGGCCGCCGTTGATGATGTATTTGAAGTAGATACTATGCGACAAGCTCAGATTGTGTTTGAACGGATTTTGAATCCTTAG